The following coding sequences lie in one Glycine max cultivar Williams 82 chromosome 19, Glycine_max_v4.0, whole genome shotgun sequence genomic window:
- the LOC100802398 gene encoding metalloendoproteinase 5-MMP gives MALNLLNLSILFFLLFIVNPFPFVEPRALQLPVFTKTLQNLRGVHKGQKANGVGELRSYLQHFGYLTNGDSSNDNFDNNVESALKHYQEFNHLRSTGVVDDETIKRMSLPRCGMPDIVTQPNANQLLVAPNNYSFFPGQPKWRKFALTYGHMSSVVLSNNFFSSVRAAKLRALQTWARVTNFTFTERAPPADIVYGFHRGDHGDGYPFDGPYGVLAHAFAPQNGRCHYDADEPWDFNGQNIDFETVALHECGHLLGLGHSNTRGSVMEATYAGQRRSLTQDDIDGIRALYQF, from the coding sequence ATGGCTCTTAATCTTCTAAATCTTTCAATCTTGTTCTTTTTACTCTTTATTGTGAATCCATTTCCCTTTGTCGAGCCAAGAGCCTTACAATTACCTGTGTTCACCAAAACTCTCCAAAACCTCAGGGGCGTTCACAAGGGACAAAAGGCGAACGGTGTGGGAGAACTCAGAAGCTACCTCCAACATTTTGGCTACCTAACAAACGGTGATTCTTCGAACGACAACTTCGACAATAATGTCGAGTCTGCTCTCAAACACTACCAAGAGTTCAATCACTTACGTTCCACTGGTGTGGTAGATGACGAAACTATCAAAAGAATGAGCCTCCCACGTTGTGGAATGCCTGATATTGTCACCCAACCTAACGCTAACCAGTTGTTGGTGGCCCCTAACAACTACAGCTTCTTCCCGGGGCAACCTAAATGGAGAAAATTTGCACTAACCTATGGACACATGTCAAGTGTTGTCTTGTCCAATAACTTCTTCAGCTCTGTGAGGGCAGCAAAATTGAGAGCCTTGCAAACATGGGCTAGAGTCACCAACTTCACGTTTACAGAAAGGGCCCCACCAGCTGACATAGTCTATGGGTTCCATCGTGGGGACCACGGTGATGGCTACCCATTTGACGGGCCGTATGGGGTGCTAGCCCATGCTTTTGCGCCACAAAATGGGAGGTGCCACTATGATGCAGATGAACCATGGGATTTTAATGGGCAAAACATTGATTTTGAAACAGTAGCTTTGCATGAATGTGGTCACCTTTTAGGGCTTGGACATAGTAATACTCGGGGTTCGGTTATGGAAGCCACTTATGCAGGGCAAAGGAGGAGTTTAACGCAGGATGATATTGATGGCATACGAGCTCTATATCAGTTCTAG